Sequence from the Ignavibacteria bacterium genome:
CCGTAAATCTTATTAAGTGTGGCAAAATGGTTAATATAGTACCCGAAAAGCCTTTTTGCCACTTCCCACAAAATTGCAGCCCAGAGGGCACTGAGGGCCGGTACCCTGCGCCCCAGCTTTGCGTATGGTATTAAAGAATAGAATACATAAAATGTCAGATAAATGGCCAGAAACGACACGGTCGATATCATCATGTGCTGAATTGCATTCATCTCCAAAAAGCGCAGAACGGCAAACTTATGCGTATAATCCTTCAGAATGTCAATTGCAGGAAGTATAATAGTTGAAAAGAGGACCAGGACAATAACAATCAGTACCATGCCGAAATCGCGCAGTTTACCAATAATTGCGCTTTTGTCGTCCCTGCCGGGGAAGATCTTATTCAGTATGGTACGCATACTGCTGAAAAGTCCGCTGGCAGCAAAGAAAAGGCCAAAACCTCCTATGTACCCTGCCATTGTCTTATATTCAATTACTTCTTTAATCCTGGAGAAAATGACATCCTTGGCGTATTCGGCGTATTC
This genomic interval carries:
- a CDS encoding YihY/virulence factor BrkB family protein translates to MLQSDLLERFKTLQKLRALPGLQKNHSFRKFVSHYFWGLYYRIDEHHVFLYSSGLAFSLFLCIVPFVLIIFSILGNILAVTSVEGQINTFIYTVIPYAEYAEYAKDVIFSRIKEVIEYKTMAGYIGGFGLFFAASGLFSSMRTILNKIFPGRDDKSAIIGKLRDFGMVLIVIVLVLFSTIILPAIDILKDYTHKFAVLRFLEMNAIQHMMISTVSFLAIYLTFYVFYSLIPYAKLGRRVPALSALWAAILWEVAKRLFGYYINHFATLNKIYGTYALLVVLAFWIYYSSITFLLGAEIGQLYRERLEVIRKKPKGQKGNLPKSNFPKNNLPKGTSREKSTKG